TACGGACACTAAAGCTGAGCGTCTGCTACGAGACAAACATGGTCGCGTGGTTGGGGTTGAGGCGATGAAAAATGGCCACAAGGTAACTTATCATGCAAATAAAGGGGTGGTTATCGCAACTGGCGGCTTCTCTGCCAATATTGCAATGCGTAAGAAATTCAATCCAGAGTTAGATAGTCGTTATGGTACAACCGGTCATGCCGGTGGCACAGGCGACGGAATTGTAATGGCTGAGAAGATACATGCTGACACTAAAAATATGCAGTATATTCAGACATATCCAATCTGCAATCCTGAAACTGGTGCCATTGAGCTTATTGCTGATGCCCGTTTCTTTGGTGCTATTTTAATTAACCAACAGGGTAATCGTTTTGTTGAAGAACTGCAGCGTCGTGATGTAATCAGTAATGGTATTTTGAGTCAGCCAGGCAGTTACGCGTATGTTCTGTGGAATAAAGCGATTGATGATGTTGCTGGTACTGTGGATATGCATCAAGATGAATTTGCTGATCTGAATAGCCGGGGGTTGATGTTTAAAGTTGATACCCTGAAAGAGGCGGCTGAGAAGTTTAATATTCCACTGGAAAATCTTGAAAAAACGATTGCTGATGTGAATCGGTATGCTGCATCAGGTAAGGATGAGGCATTCCATCACAGAGCTGGGTTAGTTAATCTCGCTAAAGGTCCTTATTGGATTGTTAAAGCAACACCTTCAGTTCACCACACTATGGGGGGCTTAGCAACTGACCCTCGCACCCATGTATTAGATACTAAAGGTAAGGTGATTCCGGGGCTGTATGCTGCAGGAGAAGTGACTGGTTTGACCCATGGTACTAACCGTTTGGGCGGAAATGCCTACACAGATATCATCGTGTTTGGTCGTATTGCTGGTATTCAGGCTGCTAGTGGTAAATAACCCCTATATACATTTCATGTCATAAAAAATGGCTCCAGTGCAGGATAGCACTGGAGCCATTTTTTGTATTACTGAAAGAACCTTATT
This region of Shewanella sp. NFH-SH190041 genomic DNA includes:
- a CDS encoding flavocytochrome c — encoded protein: MPFKKSALVVAVASSAIVAGCHITGEIIKAQGQAQGKHGPVVVETTFKDGRITKIDVLQQKENKVLAAAVFKNVKQNIIDKNSVDVDGISGATFTSNALKHAVANSVKAAGVTLVAASAVGGKQQAAQPTDYTYDVVVIGAGGAGFSAGLEAMEQGASAVIIEKMPIIGGNSLISGGEMNVAGSWVQKNMGITDSKALFMEDTLKGGDYKGDPEMVRAMVDNAVDASEWLRDYVQVEFYPNQLFQFGGHSVKRAIIPKGHTGAEVIGKFAKKAESVGLPVHTDTKAERLLRDKHGRVVGVEAMKNGHKVTYHANKGVVIATGGFSANIAMRKKFNPELDSRYGTTGHAGGTGDGIVMAEKIHADTKNMQYIQTYPICNPETGAIELIADARFFGAILINQQGNRFVEELQRRDVISNGILSQPGSYAYVLWNKAIDDVAGTVDMHQDEFADLNSRGLMFKVDTLKEAAEKFNIPLENLEKTIADVNRYAASGKDEAFHHRAGLVNLAKGPYWIVKATPSVHHTMGGLATDPRTHVLDTKGKVIPGLYAAGEVTGLTHGTNRLGGNAYTDIIVFGRIAGIQAASGK